The following are from one region of the Quercus robur chromosome 1, dhQueRobu3.1, whole genome shotgun sequence genome:
- the LOC126721743 gene encoding pentatricopeptide repeat-containing protein At2g27610 — translation MTVCSSLRTLTKQTLNTLKLFHFTYHTNLLSHSHANAIAFDPLTTDSSFVHHAHHPFDKSTQKDLSNYNHLLFEYSRTHCNQEALNIFVGLHHSSLPVDGSTMSCVLKVCGCLFDQNVGRQVHCQCIKSGFVEDVSVGTALVDMYMKTENVGDGRRVFDEMGERNVVSWTSLLSGYVRNGLNDLALEFFFLMQGEGIKPNPLTFATVFGALADDVMVKKGIQVHTMVIKNGFESTVFVSNSLINMYSKSGIVRDARAVFDSMEKRNEVSWNGMVAGCVTNGLDLEAFEMFYQMRLAGVMHTQMIFATMIKLCANLKELGFARQLHCQVLKNGYCFDHNIRTALMVAYSKCSVMDDAFQLFSMMHGVQNVVSWTAMISGYLQNGGTRQAVNLFCQMNREGVRPNHFTYSTILTAQPAISTFQLHAQVIKTNYEKSSSVGTALLDAYVKMGCIDEAAKVFELIDEKDIVAWSAMVAGYAQREDTEGAVKIYLWLAKEGVKPNEFTFCSIVNACAAPSAAIEQGKQFHACSIKSGLNNALCVSSALVTMYAKRGNIESANTVFKRQGERDLVSWNSMISGYAQHGHGKKALEIFEEMRRRNLEMDDITFIGVISACTHAGLVDEGQRYFNMMVKDHDIDPTMEHYSCMVDLYSRAGLLEKAMDIINGMPFPAGATVWRTLLAACRVHRNVEFGKLAAEKLISLQPQDSAAYVLLSNIYAATGNWQERAKVRKLMDERNVKKEAGYSWIEVKNKTYSFLAGDLSHPSSDLIYSKLEELSIRLKDAGYQPDTNYVLHDVEEEHKETILSQHSERLAIAFGLIATPPGTPIQIVKNLRVCGDCHTVIKLISMLEAREIVVRDSNRFHHFKGGLCTCGDYW, via the coding sequence ATGACTGTGTGTTCGTCTTTAAGGACGCTCACAAAGCAAACACTGAACACACTCAAACTCTTTCATTTCACGTACCACACTAATCTTCTGTCTCATTCCCATGCCAATGCCATTGCCTTTGACCCCTTGACTACAGATTCCAGCTTCGTTCACCATGCACACCACCCGTTCGACAAAAGTACTCAGAAAGACCTTTCAAACTATAATCACTTGCTTTTCGAGTACTCTCGCACTCATTGCAACCAAGAGGCTCTCAACATCTTTGTGGGTCTTCATCATTCGAGTTTACCTGTTGATGGGTCGACCATGTCGTGTGTGTTGAAGGTCTGTGGATGCTTGTTTGATCAAAACGTGGGCAGGCAGGTGCATTGTCAATGTATAAAATCAGGGTTTGTGGAGGATGTTAGTGTTGGGACTGCTCTGGTTGATATGTACATGAAAACTGAGAATGTTGGAGATGGGAGGAGAGTTTTTGATGAGATGGGTGAGAGAAATGTGGTGTCTTGGACTTCATTGCTCTCCGGTTATGTACGGAATGGGTTGAATGATTTGGCcttagaatttttctttttaatgcaAGGAGAGGGTATTAAGCCTAACCCTCTTACTTTTGCAactgtttttggagctttggcaGATGATGTTATGGTTAAGAAGGGAATTCAAGTccacacaatggtaataaagAATGGTTTTGAGTCTACCGTGTTTGTGAGCAATTCTTTAATTAATATGTATTCAAAGTCAGGGATTGTTAGAGATGCTAGAGCTGTGTTTGATAGTATGGAGAAGAGGAATGAGGTTTCTTGGAACGGTATGGTTGCAGGCTGTGTTACAAATGGACTTGACTTGGAAGCTTTTGAAATGTTTTATCAAATGCGACTTGCAGGTGTGATGCATACACAGATGATATTTGCTACCATGATTAAACTATGTGCTAACCTTAAAGAATTAGGTTTTGCTAGACAGCTTCATTGTCAGGTTTTGAAAAATGGGTATTGCTTTGATCACAATATTAGAACGGCACTTATGGTAGCTTACAGTAAGTGCAGTGTCATGGATGATGCATTTCAACTGTTTTCTATGATGCATGGGGTTCAGAATGTTGTGTCATGGACGGCCATGATCAGTGGGTACTTACAGAATGGTGGAACAAGGCAAGCAGTGAATTTATTTTGCCAAATGAACAGGGAAGGTGTTAGACCCAACCATTTCACTTATTCTACCATCCTTACGGCTCAACCTGCCATTTCTACTTTCCAACTACATGCACAAGTCATTAAAACTAATTATGAGAAATCATCTTCAGTAGGAACTGCACTTTTAGATGCTTATGTTAAGATGGGCTGCATTGATGAAGCTGCAAAAGTATTTGAATTGATTGACGAGAAGGACATTGTGGCATGGTCAGCAATGGTAGCTGGATATGCTCAAAGAGAAGACACAGAGGGAGCAGTTAAAATTTATCTCTGGTTGGCAAAAGAGGGTGTCAAACCAAATGAGTTTACCTTTTGTAGTATCGTTAATGCCTGTGCTGCACCTTCTGCAGCGATAGAGCAGGGGAAACAATTCCATGCTTGCTCAATCAAATCAGGATTAAATAATGCTTTATGTGTAAGTAGTGCTCTTGTAACCATGTATGCCAAGAGAGGAAATATTGAAAGTGCAAATACAGTTTTCAAGAGGCAAGGTGAGAGAGACTTAGTTTCATGGAACTCAATGATCTCTGGATATGCACAACATGGTCATGGGAAGAAGGCTCTTGAGATATTTGAGGAAATGAGAAGGAGAAACTTGGAAATGGATGACATAACATTCATTGGAGTGATTTCTGCATGTACTCATGCAGGCTTAGTGGATGAAGGCCAAAGATACTTCAACATGATGGTCAAAGATCACGACATTGATCCAACAATGGAGCATTATTCTTGCATGGTTGATCTATATAGCCGAGCAGGACTGCTCGAAAAGGCCATGGATATCATAAATGGGATGCCATTCCCTGCAGGTGCAACTGTGTGGCGAACTCTCTTGGCTGCTTGCCGTGTTCACCGCAATGTAGAGTTTGGAAAACTTGCAGCAGAAAAGCTCATTTCACTTCAGCCACAAGACTCGGCTGCATATGTCTTACTATCTAATATTTATGCTGCTACAGGAAATTGGCAAGAGAGAGCTAAGGTGAGGAAGTTGATGGATGAGAGAAATGTGAAAAAGGAAGCTGGGTACAGCTGGATTGAAGTTAAGAACAAGACTTACTCATTCTTGGCTGGTGATCTTTCACATCCCTCGTCAGATCTTATTTACTCTAAACTTGAAGAATTAAGTATTCGGCTGAAGGATGCCGGATATCAGCCTGATACAAATTATGTGCTTCACGACGTTGAAGAGGAACACAAAGAAACCATCCTTTCTCAGCACAGTGAGAGACTGGCCATTGCTTTTGGATTAATTGCTACACCTCCAGGAACTCCTATCCAGATTGTGAAGAACCTTAGGGTCTGTGGAGACTGTCACACTGTTATTAAGTTAATATCAATGCTTGAAGCCAGAGAAATTGTTGTCAGAGACTCAAACCGATTCCACCACTTTAAAGGAGGTTTGTGCACATGTGGGGACTATTGGTGA
- the LOC126721863 gene encoding uncharacterized protein LOC126721863, with protein sequence MIKMGRPASTIEIPDKRHRSDRDNGRYSPDSDNSFDYSRRHHRRSPNYDAYDRYYDNHDRRHHNHNQERSSSPNPRSSKAQDSLPKRFGRDYRNGNRSESESDEELKGLNPEEYRRLKRQKMRRALTRCIWNCTPSPPRNENENENEKADEISDKYGGEDELIGGEKSDSSSKEKAKVSNRKGKSESQSNSEAESESETDDSRSRRKRKRKSSISKSSKYESDESESESESEEEEEKRKQRKKSSSRNRSRHRSSKRSSRRKGSSSRRKSRYSNSDESDDSDASNRVRSKKKKRSRSRNLSETDKDIEVSNSEGSEVEKAAMMIEEDGEMKAESIAEALNFKEIFEAQKKPALDTEPVVGPMPLPRAEGHISYGGALRPGEGDAIAQYVQQGKRIPRRGEVGLSADEIQKFEGLGYVMSGSRHQRMNAIRIRKENQVYSAEDKRALAMFNYEEKAKREHKVMADLQRLVQRHIGQDVGPNHDPFGATKPADTADA encoded by the coding sequence ATGATCAAAATGGGGAGGCCAGCGTCGACGATCGAAATCCCTGATAAACGACACCGTTCTGACCGCGATAACGGCCGTTACTCCCCAGATTCCGATAATTCCTTCGACTACAGCAGGCGCCACCACCGTCGTAGCCCTAATTATGACGCCTACGACCGCTATTACGACAACCACGACCGCcgccaccacaaccacaaccaagAACGGAGCTCTAGCCCAAACCCTAGGTCCAGCAAAGCCCAAGACTCTCTGCCCAAGCGATTTGGACGCGATTACCGTAATGGAAACCGGTCCGAGTCCGAGTCTGATGAGGAATTGAAAGGGCTGAACCCTGAGGAGTACCGGAGGCTCAAGAGGCAGAAGATGAGAAGAGCGCTCACTCGTTGTATTTGGAATTGCACGCCCAGTCCGCCTAGGAACGAGAACGAGAACGAGAACGAGAAAGCTGACGAGATCTCTGACAAGTACGGTGGAGAAGACGAGTTAATCGGCGGTGAAAAGAGCGATTCAAGCTCGAAAGAGAAGGCGAAGGTGAGTAATAGGAAAGGCAAATCGGAAAGTCAGTCTAATTCCGAGGCTGAATCGGAATCGGAAACCGATGATTCGCGGTcgaggaggaagaggaagaggaagagttCGATTTCCAAGAGTAGTAAATACGAATCTGATGAGAGCGAGAGCGAGAGTGAATcggaggaggaagaagaaaagcgaaagcaaagaaagaaaagcagtAGTAGGAATCGGAGCCGCCATAGGAGTAGCAAAAGAAGCAGTAGAAGAAAAGGGAGTAGTAGTAGGAGAAAGAGTAGGTACAGCAATTCCGATGAGAGTGATGATTCCGATGCTAGCAATCGGGTAAggtcgaagaagaagaagcggagtcGGAGTAGGAATCTCTCGGAGACAGATAAGGACATTGAGGTTTCGAATTCAGAGGGTTCCGAAGTTGAAAAGGCAGCAATGATGATAGAGGAGGATGGGGAGATGAAAGCTGAAAGCATTGCGGAGGCATTGAATTTTAAGGAGATTTTTGAGGCGCAGAAGAAGCCGGCTCTGGATACTGAACCAGTGGTTGGGCCAATGCCCTTGCCTAGAGCCGAAGGGCATATCAGTTATGGTGGTGCGCTTAGGCCCGGAGAAGGTGATGCCATTGCGCAGTATGTGCAGCAAGGGAAGCGTATTCCACGGAGAGGAGAAGTGGGGTTGTCCGCAGATGAGATTCAGAAGTTTGAGGGTCTTGGTTATGTGATGAGTGGTAGCAGGCACCAGAGGATGAATGCTATTCGTATTAGGAAGGAAAACCAAGTTTATAGCGCCGAGGATAAGAGGGCGTTGGCTATGTTTAATTATGAAGAGAAGGCCAAGCGTGAGCACAAGGTTATGGCTGATTTGCAGAGATTGGTGCAGCGCCATATAGGGCAGGATGTCGGTCCTAATCATGATCCCTTTGGTGCAACAAAGCCTGCAGATACTGCTGATGCTTGA